In Microscilla marina ATCC 23134, the following proteins share a genomic window:
- a CDS encoding DUF1987 domain-containing protein encodes MVEIISLEGTEDTPKIVLDPKNGVFEFTGRSLPEDAMDFYEPVVEWFGRYKNNPNAQTKVVFKLEYINSASTKACVDVLKALEPIPHTQVVWVYDDEDIEDLGKQFARLVEVPFQVTREEM; translated from the coding sequence ATGGTAGAAATAATCAGTCTTGAAGGAACCGAAGATACTCCAAAAATCGTTTTAGATCCTAAAAATGGAGTATTTGAATTTACTGGCAGGTCTTTACCAGAAGACGCCATGGATTTTTATGAACCAGTAGTAGAATGGTTTGGCAGGTATAAAAACAATCCCAATGCCCAAACCAAAGTAGTCTTTAAACTAGAGTATATCAACTCAGCTTCTACCAAAGCTTGTGTAGATGTACTGAAAGCCTTAGAACCTATCCCTCATACACAGGTGGTATGGGTCTATGACGACGAAGATATAGAAGACCTGGGAAAACAATTTGCCCGCTTGGTGGAAGTCCCCTTTCAGGTTACCCGAGAAGAAATGTAG
- a CDS encoding choice-of-anchor Q domain-containing protein: MFHIQNVQRLFFLSLFSLLCLQATLAQDCGCDFTFKPSDVVNGFSQIDGTQPPYDKIRQGNTLCIEAGVYNGLRIINIVGGNGAPVIIKNCGGQVVTNDGIRVLASRYVKLSGAGDASVKYGFKVQKAVGTGVDIKGLSTNIEVENVEVQNTGFAGIMAKTDPECNKAETWRPNFTLQDLKIHDCYIHDTEGEGMYIGHTGGYENTNKYCSGKPMYAHLLKSVHIYNNLIERAGWDGIQINLAVQDTRVYNNTVIGYGTEKELFQNFGFSIGGGTKGRFYSNFIYQLSAYKNNSNDPNQLKGSGVQIISNQDTFFYNNIIVNSERHGIFAHNRLSRHRLDFREGYYFINNTIIGAGVSGIFYNSSSALQQDEKADWRRIFYNNLIVAPNIKYEKESFWKGFDENYIDFNSKELRDAAKEFIKNNIFAPTISEVNFANAKNPEANANNFKLMEGSKAIDAGLDAAKSFGVNADFSGFNRPNSATFDIGAFEYRKDDPVGLSPENTATITTLYPNPSQGRIHLQLNVPQAAYGVVQVMSMEGKKIAQVFKGKLLPGKQTFTWNNAQQHKGMYILHVVTDKQHVSKPFVVR, encoded by the coding sequence ATGTTTCACATACAGAATGTTCAACGTCTTTTTTTCCTTTCGCTTTTCTCTTTACTTTGTTTACAGGCTACCCTTGCACAAGACTGTGGTTGCGACTTTACGTTTAAGCCCAGTGATGTTGTCAATGGTTTTAGTCAAATAGACGGTACTCAACCTCCTTATGACAAAATACGTCAAGGGAACACCTTGTGTATTGAAGCTGGGGTGTATAACGGTCTCCGGATTATTAATATAGTAGGGGGCAATGGTGCACCAGTGATTATTAAAAACTGTGGAGGGCAGGTAGTGACAAATGATGGCATCCGGGTTTTAGCCAGTCGCTATGTCAAGTTGTCTGGAGCAGGTGATGCTTCGGTAAAATATGGGTTTAAAGTACAAAAAGCGGTGGGTACAGGGGTTGATATCAAGGGGTTATCTACCAATATAGAAGTAGAAAATGTGGAGGTACAAAACACTGGGTTTGCCGGAATTATGGCAAAAACTGACCCTGAGTGTAACAAAGCTGAAACTTGGCGCCCTAATTTTACGCTGCAAGACCTTAAAATACATGATTGCTACATTCACGATACCGAAGGCGAAGGAATGTATATTGGTCATACTGGTGGTTATGAAAATACCAACAAATACTGTAGTGGCAAGCCTATGTATGCCCACTTGCTAAAATCAGTACATATTTATAACAATCTGATAGAAAGGGCAGGTTGGGATGGCATACAAATCAACCTTGCTGTACAAGATACCAGGGTATACAACAATACAGTGATAGGCTATGGAACTGAAAAAGAACTGTTCCAAAACTTTGGCTTTTCGATTGGTGGCGGCACCAAAGGCAGGTTTTACTCCAACTTTATTTACCAACTCAGTGCCTACAAAAATAACTCTAATGATCCCAATCAACTCAAGGGCTCAGGAGTGCAGATCATTTCTAATCAAGATACCTTCTTTTATAACAACATCATTGTCAATTCAGAACGACATGGCATTTTTGCTCACAACCGTTTGTCAAGGCATAGGCTTGACTTCAGAGAGGGCTATTACTTTATCAACAACACCATTATTGGAGCAGGAGTGTCAGGTATTTTTTACAACTCTTCTTCTGCCTTACAACAGGACGAAAAAGCTGATTGGCGCCGGATTTTTTATAACAACTTGATTGTGGCACCTAACATCAAATATGAAAAAGAATCGTTCTGGAAGGGATTTGATGAGAACTATATAGATTTTAATTCTAAAGAGTTACGTGATGCTGCTAAAGAGTTTATCAAAAACAATATTTTTGCTCCTACTATAAGTGAGGTAAATTTTGCCAATGCCAAAAACCCAGAAGCCAACGCCAACAATTTTAAACTAATGGAGGGGTCTAAAGCAATAGATGCAGGTTTGGATGCAGCTAAAAGTTTTGGAGTCAACGCTGATTTTAGTGGTTTTAACCGCCCCAACAGTGCCACTTTTGACATAGGGGCATTTGAATACCGTAAAGATGATCCGGTAGGTTTATCGCCCGAAAATACTGCCACTATCACTACGTTGTACCCCAATCCTTCACAAGGCCGCATTCATTTGCAACTCAATGTGCCACAGGCTGCTTATGGGGTAGTACAGGTGATGAGTATGGAAGGTAAAAAAATTGCTCAGGTGTTCAAAGGTAAGCTATTGCCAGGTAAGCAAACCTTTACCTGGAATAATGCTCAGCAACACAAAGGCATGTATATTTTACACGTAGTTACAGATAAACAACATGTAAGTAAACCTTTTGTAGTGAGGTAA